In Alteromonas naphthalenivorans, one DNA window encodes the following:
- a CDS encoding ATP-binding cassette domain-containing protein, translated as MIKLTNVSLMRGRKVLLESASAQVFPGHKVALIGSNGCGKSTLFSLLRNEMSVDAGDCVVPADWRIVSVAQETPATDRRAIEYVIDGDKNLRRLQAQLHQAEQDEDGVLIGKIHGQLEQAGAYDVEARAATILSGLGFTNVQLTAPVTDFSGGWRMRLNLAQALLCPSDLLLLDEPTNHLDLDAVIWLEKWLQRYEGTLLLISHDKAFIDNTVAQIISVEQQQLITYTGNYSAFERQRAERLRLQNIEFEKQQQKVAHLTSFITRFKAKASKAKQAQSRIKQLEKMETLLPAHAASPFSFEFVPPAALPNPLVQMEHVQLGYDDHIVLQQVKLNLVPGSRIGLLGRNGQGKSTLIKLLAGVHAPKQGVFDTAKGLKIGYFAQHQLETLDPNATPILHLQRIDEKATEQQLRDYLGGFGFNGDEALSAVAPMSGGEKARLVLALIVYQKPNLLLLDEPTNHLDLEMRHALNIALQGFEGAMVLVSHDRFLLSSVCEDFYLVDSGEVAAFTGDLDDYRDWILKQQAAEKAKANSDAKALNEDASAVSERKIDRKEEKRREAEFRKQVAPLKKALEKHEKAMDKCSDELKTLEASLSDTSLYNDDKKAELMQLLDKQAKLTQELEEEEMQWLDAQEQMEAQRASYEAQ; from the coding sequence ATGATAAAGCTTACCAACGTATCGCTAATGCGTGGCAGAAAAGTACTGCTAGAAAGTGCATCGGCGCAGGTATTTCCAGGCCATAAAGTCGCCCTTATAGGGAGCAATGGCTGTGGTAAATCGACCCTGTTTTCCTTACTGCGTAACGAAATGTCAGTAGATGCAGGCGACTGTGTAGTACCTGCTGATTGGCGTATAGTGAGTGTTGCACAAGAAACCCCTGCCACCGACAGACGTGCAATAGAGTACGTTATTGATGGTGATAAAAATCTTCGCCGTTTACAAGCACAGCTTCACCAAGCTGAGCAAGATGAAGACGGCGTATTGATTGGTAAAATTCATGGCCAACTAGAGCAAGCTGGCGCTTACGATGTAGAAGCAAGAGCCGCGACTATTCTATCAGGGCTGGGCTTTACCAACGTTCAGCTTACCGCACCGGTTACTGATTTCTCTGGTGGTTGGCGTATGCGTCTTAACTTGGCGCAAGCACTGCTATGCCCCTCTGACCTATTGTTGCTAGATGAGCCCACAAACCACTTAGATTTAGATGCCGTTATTTGGCTAGAAAAGTGGCTGCAGCGCTACGAAGGTACCTTGCTGCTCATTTCTCACGATAAAGCGTTCATTGATAACACGGTAGCGCAAATTATTAGTGTTGAGCAGCAACAGCTAATTACCTATACCGGTAACTATTCTGCCTTTGAAAGGCAGCGTGCCGAACGACTTCGTTTACAAAATATAGAGTTTGAAAAGCAGCAGCAAAAAGTGGCGCATTTAACCTCTTTTATTACCCGCTTTAAGGCCAAAGCGAGTAAAGCCAAGCAAGCGCAAAGCCGCATTAAGCAACTTGAAAAAATGGAAACGCTGTTGCCAGCTCATGCGGCTAGCCCATTCAGTTTTGAGTTCGTACCGCCTGCTGCACTGCCTAACCCCCTGGTGCAAATGGAGCACGTACAGTTAGGTTATGATGACCATATTGTATTGCAGCAAGTGAAGCTTAACTTGGTGCCAGGAAGCCGTATTGGTCTATTGGGGCGAAACGGCCAAGGTAAATCTACTCTTATCAAGTTGTTAGCTGGTGTACATGCCCCGAAACAAGGCGTTTTCGATACTGCTAAAGGCCTCAAGATTGGTTACTTTGCTCAGCATCAATTAGAAACTCTCGATCCTAACGCCACGCCTATTTTGCACTTACAGCGCATAGACGAAAAAGCTACCGAACAGCAATTGCGAGATTATTTAGGCGGTTTTGGCTTTAACGGCGATGAAGCGCTTTCAGCTGTTGCGCCTATGTCTGGTGGCGAAAAAGCGCGGTTAGTGTTAGCGCTTATTGTGTATCAAAAGCCAAACTTGTTATTGCTCGATGAGCCTACCAACCACCTTGATTTAGAAATGCGTCATGCGTTGAATATTGCGCTACAAGGCTTTGAGGGTGCCATGGTGTTGGTATCGCACGATAGATTTTTACTCTCATCGGTATGCGAAGACTTTTACTTAGTAGATAGCGGCGAAGTGGCGGCGTTCACTGGCGACTTAGACGACTACCGCGACTGGATTTTAAAGCAACAAGCCGCCGAAAAAGCCAAAGCGAACAGCGATGCGAAAGCGTTAAATGAAGACGCAAGCGCTGTTAGCGAGCGTAAAATCGATCGTAAAGAAGAAAAGCGCCGAGAAGCAGAGTTTAGAAAGCAAGTCGCACCACTGAAAAAAGCCTTAGAGAAGCACGAAAAGGCCATGGACAAATGTTCAGACGAGTTGAAAACCCTTGAAGCATCGTTATCAGATACAAGTTTGTATAACGATGATAAGAAAGCCGAGCTGATGCAACTGTTAGATAAACAGGCAAAGCTCACTCAGGAGCTTGAAGAAGAAGAGATGCAATGGCTCGATGCACAAGAGCAAATGGAGGCGCAGCGCGCAAGCTATGAAGCACAATAA
- a CDS encoding hydrolase: MSKIALSHGKIIKSSFRVPSWAKNRHVQTIWPRFIQKRLPLKYSMERLTLPDDDFVDVAWGPKPAEPSGIIVMFHGLEGSIRSHYANDMMANLSVNGWQVVMMHYRGCSGVPNLKPRGYHSGETGDPSFFLDWLNQKFPQLPKVAVGFSLGGNMLLKLLGENPAQKWLNAAIAISSPLKLSECAKSINHGFSRVYQKYLLNSIKTTLRKKMSFIDYRKLIQLTSDDVDGITSFAQFDEKVTAPLHGFEDANDYYEKCSAYHFLSAIHCSTLVLHSIDDPFMNHLVVPKEEELARNVTLELSERGGHVGFMQGSVFSPKVWLHERVKRYVSDVLPINPTTPYV, translated from the coding sequence ATGAGCAAAATCGCGTTATCGCATGGAAAGATTATAAAAAGCAGCTTTCGGGTACCAAGTTGGGCAAAGAACCGTCATGTTCAAACTATATGGCCACGCTTCATTCAAAAACGCTTACCGCTAAAATACAGCATGGAACGCCTAACATTGCCAGATGACGATTTTGTGGACGTTGCATGGGGGCCAAAGCCCGCAGAGCCTTCGGGCATTATTGTGATGTTCCATGGCCTTGAAGGCAGCATTCGTTCACATTACGCCAATGATATGATGGCCAATTTATCGGTAAATGGCTGGCAAGTGGTGATGATGCACTATCGTGGCTGTAGCGGTGTTCCGAACCTAAAGCCAAGAGGCTACCATTCTGGCGAGACTGGCGATCCGAGCTTTTTTCTTGATTGGCTAAACCAAAAATTCCCCCAACTCCCTAAAGTTGCTGTGGGCTTTTCGCTTGGTGGTAACATGCTGTTAAAGCTGCTTGGTGAGAACCCCGCGCAAAAATGGCTGAATGCGGCTATTGCTATATCGTCACCGTTGAAGCTGTCTGAGTGTGCCAAATCAATTAACCACGGTTTCTCGCGGGTGTATCAGAAATACCTCTTAAACAGCATAAAAACCACACTACGAAAGAAAATGTCGTTTATCGACTATCGTAAACTTATCCAATTAACGAGTGATGATGTTGATGGCATTACCAGTTTTGCGCAATTTGATGAAAAAGTCACAGCGCCCTTGCATGGTTTCGAAGACGCGAACGACTATTACGAGAAGTGCAGTGCGTACCACTTCTTGAGCGCTATTCATTGCTCTACGCTTGTATTACACAGTATTGATGACCCCTTTATGAACCATTTAGTGGTGCCTAAAGAAGAAGAATTAGCACGCAATGTTACCCTTGAACTCAGTGAGCGTGGTGGCCATGTTGGCTTTATGCAAGGTTCGGTGTTTAGCCCTAAAGTGTGGCTTCATGAAAGGGTAAAAAGGTACGTTAGCGATGTACTGCCCATTAACCCCACCACGCCCTACGTGTAA
- a CDS encoding YheV family putative zinc ribbon protein, with amino-acid sequence MQKSIKRRFVAGATCPKCQALDTISLYYENNVEKLECVACGYNEAQTEEQVNAATRENENVIGIFKPH; translated from the coding sequence ATGCAAAAATCGATTAAACGCCGCTTCGTTGCAGGCGCTACCTGCCCAAAATGCCAAGCGTTAGACACTATCTCGCTATATTACGAAAATAACGTAGAAAAGCTAGAGTGCGTGGCTTGTGGTTACAATGAAGCGCAAACCGAAGAACAAGTGAATGCCGCCACCCGCGAAAACGAAAACGTGATTGGCATTTTCAAACCTCACTAG
- a CDS encoding WD40 repeat domain-containing protein: MFPRLLLLTLLISGSIGCSFPETTPIKQWRHVEEGAYAADISPDGTISVVSGINNGINVWRIGEDTPLYQWSHQGEGNNLVVSLHISADNTHVVTADREAFALWSIETGDPIGFWRIDEASIRDVAISNNGNGILVARSNGKVMFFEPKTQRRLEFLGHQEKVNSIDISPNGKFALTGGNDYIAYLWSTDTGQIIHTFTHPSRVTKVALDDKGRFAFTADSQSKSQVWNVQTGEAISGLSFIARQKIFTDAVFSDDGKYLLTGSPSRQVYLWDLKSGKEVDAWQVASRDTVSPPTAVVYGVGFMSNGNIVTESSSGLAEVWQRSK; this comes from the coding sequence ATGTTCCCCAGATTATTGTTACTCACCTTATTAATAAGTGGATCTATAGGATGTAGCTTCCCCGAGACCACACCAATTAAACAATGGCGGCACGTTGAAGAAGGGGCCTATGCAGCTGATATATCGCCGGATGGCACTATTTCCGTTGTATCAGGTATCAACAATGGCATCAATGTATGGCGAATTGGCGAAGACACTCCTTTATATCAATGGAGCCATCAAGGGGAAGGCAATAATTTAGTCGTTTCGTTACATATATCAGCCGACAATACTCATGTAGTCACTGCTGACAGAGAAGCGTTTGCGCTGTGGAGCATTGAAACCGGCGACCCAATTGGCTTTTGGCGTATTGACGAAGCGTCGATTCGAGATGTCGCCATCTCGAATAACGGTAATGGCATCTTGGTGGCTCGTTCGAATGGTAAGGTCATGTTTTTTGAGCCTAAAACGCAGCGCAGGTTAGAGTTTTTAGGGCATCAAGAAAAAGTGAACTCTATTGATATCTCCCCGAATGGCAAGTTTGCGCTCACCGGTGGCAACGACTATATCGCGTATTTGTGGAGCACAGATACAGGGCAAATAATCCATACCTTCACGCACCCTTCCCGGGTAACTAAAGTGGCGTTAGACGACAAGGGCCGTTTTGCCTTTACTGCCGATAGCCAAAGCAAATCACAAGTGTGGAACGTGCAAACTGGCGAGGCCATTAGTGGGCTGAGTTTTATTGCGAGACAAAAGATCTTCACTGATGCTGTATTTTCTGATGATGGTAAGTATTTGCTAACAGGCTCACCATCACGCCAAGTGTATTTGTGGGATTTGAAAAGTGGTAAGGAAGTAGATGCTTGGCAGGTTGCTTCACGAGACACTGTTTCACCGCCAACTGCAGTTGTTTATGGCGTTGGCTTTATGTCCAATGGTAATATTGTGACAGAAAGTAGCAGTGGTCTTGCCGAAGTATGGCAGCGCAGTAAATAG
- a CDS encoding glucan biosynthesis protein, which translates to MHQEFKQGRFDGVKSVSKVTKRRSRSLFSRVAVVITSALSLLVTPVINAEGVSNSNEPRDASPILQSVIDTAKASAEESYEQNDHGLDDGLKSIDYQTYRAIRFNPEKSLWNGENDYEVQFFHPGFLYELPVTVHTIDESNSAQRIPFSSDMFRYDDKAVRLAGLTNDKTGFAGFRVHYPLKNEAYKDEFAVFLGASYFRLVGKNQVYGISARGLAIDTALTKGEEFPHFTEFWLIEPKEGQPITIYARLESPSVAGAYKFVIEPGIDTQVDVKSWLFAREDVEKLGVAPFTSMFLYGENSEKRSDDYRPEVHDSDGVLMVTHADEEIWRPLTNPAKLQITSLSDSAPKGFGMLQRDGEWGNYLDGEANYHIRPGLWVTPTEGFEKGRLEVVEIPTNSETHDNIVAYWVPEAPLLSGESRYFAYTLKTVERNPVVSELATVIRTRQSKPSLPGEKVKDETKQAQRRFIVDFSSPDFSSPELAAPELSANENTATSFNPDTTKLIVQGSNGAISQQRLYPVNEGKEWRATFLLMPKDKSTVDMRAYIELDGKRISEVWNYVYQPK; encoded by the coding sequence ATGCACCAAGAGTTTAAACAAGGCCGCTTTGATGGCGTGAAGAGCGTCAGCAAAGTAACTAAGCGACGCTCCAGGTCACTTTTCTCTCGCGTTGCGGTTGTGATTACCAGTGCGTTGTCATTATTAGTCACGCCAGTGATTAATGCCGAAGGGGTGAGTAATAGCAACGAACCTCGTGATGCATCCCCTATTCTTCAATCTGTTATCGACACCGCAAAAGCGTCTGCCGAGGAAAGCTATGAGCAAAACGATCATGGTCTCGATGACGGGTTAAAATCAATTGATTATCAAACCTATCGGGCTATCCGCTTTAATCCTGAAAAAAGCCTGTGGAATGGCGAGAACGACTACGAAGTGCAGTTTTTTCATCCTGGCTTTCTTTATGAGCTACCCGTGACAGTTCACACTATCGATGAATCTAATAGCGCTCAGCGTATTCCCTTTTCTAGTGACATGTTCCGCTATGACGACAAAGCTGTGCGGTTAGCAGGACTGACTAACGATAAAACGGGGTTTGCAGGCTTTCGGGTTCATTACCCATTGAAAAATGAAGCCTATAAAGATGAGTTTGCCGTATTTTTAGGGGCCTCTTATTTTCGTCTAGTGGGTAAGAACCAAGTATATGGTATTTCTGCTCGAGGGCTTGCCATTGATACTGCCCTAACGAAAGGGGAAGAATTTCCTCACTTTACTGAATTTTGGCTTATTGAGCCTAAAGAAGGCCAGCCTATTACGATTTATGCTCGACTGGAAAGTCCGTCAGTGGCCGGTGCGTACAAGTTTGTCATTGAGCCGGGCATAGATACACAAGTAGATGTGAAAAGCTGGTTGTTTGCCCGCGAAGATGTAGAAAAGCTAGGTGTCGCCCCTTTTACCAGCATGTTTCTTTATGGCGAAAACAGTGAAAAGCGCTCAGACGACTATCGCCCTGAAGTACATGACAGCGACGGTGTGTTAATGGTGACACATGCAGATGAAGAGATTTGGCGTCCATTGACTAACCCAGCAAAACTACAAATTACTTCGTTAAGTGACAGCGCGCCAAAAGGTTTTGGCATGTTACAGCGAGATGGTGAGTGGGGTAACTACTTAGATGGTGAAGCAAACTATCATATTCGCCCAGGCCTTTGGGTAACGCCCACCGAAGGGTTCGAGAAAGGTCGCTTAGAGGTGGTAGAAATACCGACTAACTCAGAGACGCACGACAATATTGTGGCGTACTGGGTGCCTGAAGCGCCATTACTTAGCGGTGAATCTCGTTATTTTGCGTATACCTTAAAAACAGTAGAACGAAACCCCGTTGTTAGCGAGTTAGCAACCGTTATTCGTACACGCCAAAGTAAACCGTCGTTACCTGGCGAGAAAGTGAAAGATGAAACAAAGCAGGCTCAGCGCCGCTTTATTGTTGATTTCTCTTCTCCTGACTTCTCATCGCCGGAACTGGCAGCACCTGAATTGTCAGCTAATGAAAATACGGCTACAAGCTTCAACCCAGACACTACCAAGCTTATTGTGCAAGGTAGCAATGGTGCAATTTCTCAGCAGCGCCTTTACCCCGTTAATGAAGGTAAAGAATGGCGCGCCACTTTTCTTCTTATGCCCAAAGACAAAAGCACGGTAGATATGCGTGCTTATATCGAGCTAGATGGCAAACGTATCAGTGAGGTTTGGAATTATGTCTATCAACCCAAGTAA
- a CDS encoding YheU family protein: protein MIIPIDAVDTETLHSLVEAFVLREGTEYGAEDVTMETKVTQVLDALKSGEAVLVYSELHESVDIRPKGDVTSQSESAEEE from the coding sequence ATGATAATTCCAATCGACGCGGTTGATACCGAAACCCTACATAGTTTAGTGGAAGCATTTGTGCTGCGAGAAGGCACAGAATACGGCGCTGAAGACGTCACTATGGAAACCAAAGTGACACAGGTATTAGATGCGCTTAAAAGTGGTGAGGCCGTGCTAGTGTATTCAGAGCTTCACGAGAGCGTGGATATCAGACCAAAAGGCGATGTGACATCCCAAAGTGAGTCTGCTGAAGAAGAGTAG
- a CDS encoding outer membrane beta-barrel protein, producing MRKAITLLTALTATAASVASFATLAESPDWRYVEGGYSKMDFDDNESFEPDGFVLSSKYLLNSNIYLNGEYSNFEEGSFDFDMLTLGAGYRMPLNATTDAYFGANFERIDGDFDDETGYSVNAGVRSMVTEQVELLGEVGYYDVEDGDATFKVGANYYVTPQWAVGANYKLMDDLDVMQVTARYSF from the coding sequence ATGCGCAAAGCAATCACTTTACTTACAGCACTTACCGCTACCGCAGCCTCTGTTGCTTCTTTTGCAACGTTAGCCGAGTCTCCAGACTGGCGTTATGTAGAAGGTGGCTATAGCAAGATGGATTTTGACGATAACGAATCGTTCGAACCCGATGGTTTCGTACTAAGCAGCAAATATCTATTAAACAGCAACATTTACTTAAACGGTGAATACAGCAACTTTGAAGAAGGCAGCTTCGATTTCGACATGCTAACCCTAGGTGCTGGTTACAGAATGCCACTTAACGCCACTACCGATGCATATTTCGGCGCCAACTTTGAGCGTATCGATGGCGATTTCGATGATGAGACGGGCTACAGTGTGAATGCTGGTGTTCGTTCTATGGTGACTGAGCAGGTTGAGCTTCTAGGCGAAGTAGGCTACTACGACGTTGAAGATGGCGATGCCACGTTCAAAGTAGGCGCAAACTATTACGTCACTCCTCAATGGGCTGTGGGTGCTAACTACAAGCTTATGGATGACTTAGACGTCATGCAGGTAACTGCACGCTACAGTTTCTAA
- the fkpA gene encoding FKBP-type peptidyl-prolyl cis-trans isomerase, with protein MQKSLVALSTIAALGLFACQPNTSDEAATTGTDIAETADVSTESMTDVQKQAYAMGASMGLFVSNRAQQQEQLGFPLDEAALKEGFEDGLNDTLKFTPQEIQQIAQQGEEVLRAKQQEMAQKAAQDNIEAGAAYLEENAKKDGVTTTETGLQYEVLEEGEGASPAAEDIVKVHYRGTLLDGTEFDSSYKRGEPAQFPLNQVIPGWTEGVQLMKEGAKYRFHIPSDLAYGERATGSITPNSTLIFDVELLEIVEEEAAE; from the coding sequence ATGCAGAAGTCGCTTGTTGCCTTATCTACTATTGCTGCCCTAGGCCTTTTTGCCTGTCAGCCAAATACCTCTGATGAGGCCGCTACTACCGGCACTGACATCGCTGAAACCGCCGATGTTTCGACAGAATCAATGACAGACGTACAAAAACAAGCGTACGCTATGGGTGCAAGTATGGGCTTGTTCGTGAGCAACCGCGCACAACAGCAAGAGCAACTGGGCTTTCCGCTAGATGAAGCGGCGTTGAAAGAAGGCTTTGAAGATGGCCTTAACGATACATTGAAATTTACCCCACAAGAAATTCAGCAAATTGCTCAGCAAGGCGAAGAAGTACTTCGTGCTAAGCAACAAGAAATGGCGCAAAAGGCCGCACAAGACAATATTGAAGCCGGCGCGGCGTATTTAGAAGAGAACGCTAAAAAAGATGGCGTAACCACCACCGAGACTGGCCTTCAGTATGAAGTGTTAGAAGAAGGTGAAGGCGCAAGCCCAGCGGCTGAAGACATCGTTAAAGTTCACTACCGTGGCACATTACTAGACGGTACTGAATTCGATTCCTCATACAAGCGTGGTGAGCCAGCTCAATTCCCACTTAACCAAGTTATTCCTGGTTGGACTGAAGGCGTGCAACTTATGAAAGAAGGCGCGAAGTACCGCTTCCATATCCCTTCTGACTTAGCCTATGGCGAACGTGCTACCGGTTCAATTACACCTAACTCAACGCTAATTTTCGACGTTGAATTGCTAGAAATCGTTGAAGAAGAAGCTGCTGAGTAA
- a CDS encoding DUF748 domain-containing protein: MKTANRYLFISLAIVLGLLIIIRMSMPYAAQWYINKTLSQPGEYSGRVGDVDLMLWRGAYSLEHVLLYKSNGQVDKPLFRADKVEFTLNWSQLIKGAASGTVNLTRPEINFVDGATSDNSQAGKNEDWLNIANQLFPLSIDKLSVSDGKIGFYNPETSPVIDISLHDIQGEVTNLVNSDALSDNRVANATVSAQTAQQGTLNLKAKLNPATQNPTFDLNLQADNVALINFKNLLDTYAPFDLEAGSLTLAAEVAADDGKVKGYIKPILHHVEVFSWKGDIERDGDGFLEGTVELLSAFITEIFENQSEGQVATRIPIEGDLSSPDTDVFSALGAIIKNAFIKAISGDIEESVELETLSEPALPDSTNTTESDSQSTSPDTR, translated from the coding sequence ATGAAAACCGCAAATCGTTACTTATTTATTTCGCTCGCCATTGTACTTGGGTTGCTCATTATCATTCGTATGAGCATGCCTTATGCGGCTCAGTGGTATATCAATAAAACACTCAGTCAGCCGGGTGAATACAGCGGCCGAGTAGGTGACGTAGATTTAATGCTATGGCGCGGTGCTTATAGTTTAGAGCATGTGTTGTTGTACAAGTCTAACGGCCAAGTAGACAAGCCATTGTTTCGCGCCGATAAGGTTGAGTTTACATTAAACTGGAGCCAACTTATCAAAGGGGCCGCAAGCGGTACTGTAAACCTTACTCGTCCTGAAATTAATTTTGTCGATGGTGCCACCAGTGATAACAGTCAAGCCGGTAAAAACGAAGATTGGCTCAACATTGCAAATCAACTATTCCCATTAAGTATCGATAAACTCAGTGTTTCAGATGGGAAAATTGGTTTTTATAACCCTGAAACCTCTCCTGTTATTGATATCTCGCTGCACGATATTCAAGGTGAAGTCACGAATCTAGTGAATAGCGATGCGTTATCTGACAATCGGGTGGCTAACGCTACAGTGAGCGCACAAACTGCCCAGCAGGGTACACTGAACCTTAAAGCAAAGCTTAACCCTGCCACACAAAATCCCACTTTCGATCTCAATCTTCAAGCCGATAATGTGGCACTAATTAACTTTAAGAACCTGCTGGATACCTACGCGCCATTCGACCTAGAGGCTGGCTCACTTACGCTGGCTGCCGAAGTCGCTGCCGATGATGGAAAAGTAAAGGGTTACATAAAACCCATTTTGCACCATGTGGAAGTATTTTCATGGAAGGGCGATATTGAACGAGATGGCGATGGATTTCTTGAAGGTACCGTAGAGCTATTATCGGCTTTTATTACTGAGATATTTGAGAACCAAAGTGAAGGTCAAGTCGCTACTCGTATTCCGATTGAAGGGGATTTGAGTAGCCCAGATACCGATGTATTTAGTGCACTGGGCGCCATTATCAAAAACGCTTTTATTAAAGCAATCAGCGGCGACATTGAAGAGTCGGTAGAGTTGGAAACCTTATCTGAACCCGCATTGCCTGATTCAACCAACACCACTGAATCAGACAGTCAAAGCACGTCACCTGATACGCGCTAG
- a CDS encoding DNA cytosine methyltransferase, producing MNSPNYFYEFFAGGGMARAGLDSGWKCLFANDFDYKKVNTYKKNWGNETIVQSDIKTLQCSDLKGAADLVWASFPCQDLSLAGGGAGLRGERSGTFWPFWDLMKSLVKEKRPPKIIALENVCGALTSHDGSDFSAICSALSESDYSFGALVVDAALFLPHSRPRLFIIAVHKDCEIPDNLTLSHSQKSFHTKQLIKAHDLLSEREKSNWIWWSVPLPTINVSKFIDIIEEDSKVDKWDSPEKTSELLQMMSDVNLQKVEDAKRSGIRKVGTLYKRTRKDSEGNKVQRSEVRFDDIAGCLRTPSGGSSRQSILIVEGENIRSRLISIRETARLMGLPDSYVLPENYNEGYHLTGDGVAVPVVRHLANALFEKILSFNKLNRMDAA from the coding sequence ATGAACTCACCAAATTATTTTTATGAATTTTTTGCAGGAGGAGGCATGGCGAGAGCTGGGCTTGATTCCGGATGGAAATGCCTATTTGCCAATGATTTCGACTACAAAAAGGTTAACACTTATAAAAAGAATTGGGGAAACGAAACCATAGTACAGTCCGATATAAAGACTTTGCAATGCTCAGATCTCAAGGGGGCAGCAGATCTCGTTTGGGCGTCCTTCCCATGCCAAGATTTATCCTTGGCAGGTGGTGGTGCAGGCTTGCGTGGTGAAAGATCTGGTACTTTTTGGCCATTTTGGGACTTAATGAAGTCACTAGTTAAGGAAAAAAGACCACCAAAAATTATTGCTTTGGAGAATGTTTGCGGCGCTTTGACATCTCATGATGGTTCTGATTTTTCAGCTATTTGTTCGGCGTTAAGTGAATCTGATTATAGTTTTGGAGCATTGGTAGTTGATGCAGCCCTATTTCTACCTCATTCCAGGCCTAGGTTATTCATAATTGCTGTCCACAAGGATTGTGAAATTCCAGATAATCTAACGCTTTCTCACAGTCAAAAATCCTTTCATACTAAACAATTAATCAAGGCTCACGACTTACTTTCTGAGCGCGAAAAGTCTAATTGGATTTGGTGGTCTGTGCCACTACCGACTATTAATGTTTCAAAATTCATTGATATTATCGAAGAGGATTCAAAGGTAGATAAATGGGATTCTCCAGAAAAAACAAGTGAGCTTCTGCAAATGATGAGTGATGTAAATCTCCAAAAAGTAGAAGATGCGAAACGTTCTGGTATCAGAAAAGTTGGAACCTTGTATAAGAGAACTCGTAAAGACTCTGAAGGGAATAAGGTACAACGCTCAGAAGTTCGGTTTGATGATATCGCCGGCTGTTTAAGAACTCCTTCAGGAGGATCCAGTAGACAATCAATCTTGATAGTTGAAGGTGAGAATATAAGGTCAAGATTAATTTCTATTAGAGAAACAGCAAGATTGATGGGATTGCCAGATAGCTATGTTTTGCCTGAAAATTACAATGAAGGTTATCATTTAACAGGCGATGGTGTAGCTGTTCCTGTTGTAAGGCATTTAGCGAATGCTTTATTTGAAAAAATACTTAGTTTTAATAAGTTAAATAGAATGGATGCTGCATGA
- a CDS encoding SlyX family protein — protein MTDKNSGTDSVAFRVELDSTNNSIEELQTKIAFQEHTIEALNEALSSQQQQLDELTYKLRHVIDKVKSIEPSNMAKDSEETPPPHY, from the coding sequence ATGACAGATAAAAATAGCGGTACTGACAGTGTCGCATTTCGGGTAGAACTCGATAGTACGAACAACAGTATTGAAGAGCTCCAAACGAAAATAGCGTTTCAAGAGCATACTATTGAAGCCTTAAACGAAGCGCTGTCTTCGCAGCAGCAACAACTAGATGAGCTTACCTATAAGTTACGCCACGTTATCGACAAGGTTAAGTCAATTGAGCCTTCGAACATGGCCAAAGACTCAGAAGAAACACCGCCTCCCCATTATTAA
- a CDS encoding TIGR02444 family protein — protein MKHNNAIVNAEDFWQYAGSRYGKGDVAPLAILLQDRHGVNVNILLLICWCIEHGFIINLPQLNAVINAVEASEHALKQHRLERKQAKPEDKQDANYPQALAKYNQLKDDELELEKAQQAIIVETVNSLGLASLPSGASSMSGVFNASIAALINGYKLREKQEARELISQLLKQLS, from the coding sequence ATGAAGCACAATAATGCGATTGTAAATGCAGAAGATTTTTGGCAATACGCAGGTAGTCGCTATGGCAAAGGCGACGTAGCGCCACTTGCCATTTTGTTGCAAGACCGCCATGGTGTGAACGTAAACATACTATTGTTGATATGCTGGTGTATTGAACATGGCTTCATTATTAATTTGCCTCAGTTAAACGCGGTGATAAACGCCGTTGAAGCATCAGAGCACGCTCTTAAGCAACATCGACTTGAGCGAAAGCAAGCGAAGCCAGAAGACAAACAAGATGCAAACTACCCGCAGGCCTTAGCGAAATACAATCAGCTAAAAGATGACGAGCTGGAATTAGAAAAAGCGCAACAAGCTATTATTGTAGAAACGGTTAATAGCCTTGGTTTAGCGTCCTTGCCCTCAGGCGCCTCTAGTATGTCAGGTGTGTTCAATGCCTCTATCGCTGCACTTATTAATGGGTATAAGCTACGAGAAAAACAGGAAGCCCGTGAATTAATTAGCCAGTTACTTAAGCAATTGTCGTAG